A single region of the Gossypium arboreum isolate Shixiya-1 chromosome 12, ASM2569848v2, whole genome shotgun sequence genome encodes:
- the LOC108477214 gene encoding BTB/POZ domain-containing protein SR1IP1, which produces MVDFVKEEIAPTSFNMSSKKELLSTAMKRTSEWIFSQEIPSDVTVQVGGVSFSLHKFPLISKSGYVRKVVTESNDADHSIIEIPNVPGGADSFELAAKFCYGINFEISSENIAMLRCAAEYLEMTEDYAVGNLVGRTEAYLNEVALKSLAGAVSVLHMSESLLPIAEEVKLVSRCIDAIAYLACKESQFYMSSRSDSGNDGTISLTTTNSRSIVDWWAEDLAVLRIDIFQRVLIAMVARGFKQYDLGPVLMLYAQKALRGLEVFGKGRKKIEPRQEHEKRVVLETIVSLLPREKNAMSVSFLSVLLRAAIYLETTVACRLDLERRMALQLGQAVLDDLLIPAYSVTGDTLFDVDTMQRILTNYVEYETEGHHFGYKEDDEYISPPPSDMERVGKLMESYLAEIASDRNLPISKFIGLAELIPEQSRVTEDGMYRAIDIYLKAHPTITDMERKKVCSLMDCQKLSREACAHAAQNDRLPVQTVVQVLYHEQQRLRDVMNGSGDSPAVIPSKVNLYPTDVHPVSGELSSLKRENQDLKLELVKMKMRLKEIEKSTSAKTAVSSPMGSITPSSDKPPLPKKSFMNSVSKKLGRLYPFVPSSAKGRTRPSKDRRHSIS; this is translated from the exons ATGGTGGATTTTGTTAAGGAGGAGATTGCACCTACTAGTTTTAACATGTCATCTAAAAAGGAGCTTCTTTCCACAGCCATGAAGAGAACCAGCGAGTG GATTTTCTCTCAGGAGATTCCCAGTGATGTCACTGTCCAAGTTGGAGGAGTTTCTTTCTCACTGCATAAG TTTCCATTAATATCTAAGTCTGGATACGTAAGAAAAGTTGTAACGGAATCCAATGATGCTGATCATTCAATCATAGAAATCCCCAATGTTCCAGGTGGAGCAGATTCATTTGAACTAGCAGCTAAATTCTGTTATGGGATAAATTTCGAGATAAGCAGCGAAAACATTGCCATGCTAAGATGTGCGGCCGAGTATCTCGAGATGACTGAGGACTATGCAGTCGGAAATCTTGTGGGAAGAACTGAAGCCTACTTGAATGAAGTGGCACTTAAGAGTCTAGCAGGAGCAGTTTCTGTGTTACATATGTCTGAAAGCCTCCTCCCTATTGCAGAGGAAGTTAAATTAGTGAGCCGGTGCATTGACGCAATCGCGTATTTAGCTTGCAAAGAGAGCCAGTTTTATATGTCTAGCAGGTCTGATAGTGGCAATGATGGTACCATTTCTTTGACAACCACTAACTCGAGATCAATTGTCGATTGGTGGGCTGAAGATTTAGCTGTTCTTCGAATCGACATCTTCCAACGGGTTCTTATTGCAATGGTAGCAAGAGGGTTTAAACAATATGATCTTGGTCCAGTGCTTATGCTTTATGCACAAAAGGCTCTTAGAGGTTTG GAAGTATTTGGAAAGGGGAGGAAGAAAATTGAGCCGCGACAAGAACACGAGAAAAGGGTTGTGTTGGAAACCATAGTGAGTCTTCTGCCTAGGGAGAAAAATGCGATGTCCGTAAGCTTTCTATCAGTGTTGCTTCGTGCAGCGATATACCTTGAAACAACTGTTGCTTGTCGACTTGATTTGGAGAGAAGGATGGCCTTGCAATTAGGACAGGCTGTTTTGGATGATCTCTTGATTCCTGCATATTCTGTTACCGGGGATACATTATTTGATGTGGACACCATGCAGCGGATCCTGACGAACTACGTTGAATATGAAACTGAAGGCCACCATTTTGGATACAAAGAAGATGATGAGTACATTTCTCCCCCACCAAGTGACATGGAAAGGGTGGGAAAGCTAATGGAGAGCTACCTAGCTGAAATAGCATCTGACCGTAATCTACCTATCTCGAAATTCATCGGTCTTGCTGAACTCATTCCGGAACAATCCAGGGTAACAGAGGATGGGATGTATAGAGCCATAGATATCTACCTCAAG GCCCACCCCACTATTACTGACATGGAGAGGAAGAAAGTTTGCAGTTTAATGGATTGCCAGAAACTCTCGAGGGAGGCCTGCGCGCATGCGGCTCAGAATGACCGTCTTCCAGTGCAGACCGTGGTTCAAGTCCTTTACCATGAGCAGCAACGCCTTCGAGATGTTATGAATGGAAGTGGAGATTCCCCTGCTGTCATTCCTTCCAAGGTGAATTTATACCCTACTGATGTCCATCCAGTTTCAGGTGAACTGTCCAGCTTGAAAAGAGAGAACCAGGACTTGAAACTAGAGctagtgaaaatgaaaatgagactgaaagaaatagaaaaatcaACATCAGCAAAAACTGCAGTAAGCAGTCCCATGGGAAGTATTACGCCATCATCTGATAAGCCTCCTTTGCCTAAAAAATCATTTATGAATTCAGTTTCCAAGAAACTCGGACGGCTTTATCCTTTCGTCCCTTCCAGTGCCAAAGGTCGAACAAGACCCAGCAAAGATAGGAGACACTCCATATCTTGA
- the LOC108477786 gene encoding uncharacterized protein LOC108477786, which translates to MDPDRAVADDVESNAPTPTQGTVPEESRPVTDDAYHWWKTLISVVPKEAVTWDFFQEEFRKKYFSKRFINQKCKEFLGLKQGRMSVTEYEREFVRLSKYAQECMPTEAKMCRRFEDGLNEDIRVLVGILELKEFVVLVERSKKSKDVYSRSYASTGHSHVNRKKQSSGFWTHATSVASVGDVKPHRPECEYCGTSHPGSCKRNDGTCYRCGSQDHFIKDCPETNERFQNARQSGPASKASPSKNTGTGASSKNVTRETTVQSDARASVRAYAIRAREEASSADVITGTFSLYDTVVIALIDPRSTHSCDPEELPGLPPVREVEFGIGLMPGSAHISINPYRMALMELRELKSQL; encoded by the exons atggatcctgaccgAGCTGTAGCAGATGACGTAGAAAGCAATGCACCAACCCCCACTCAAGGGACGGTGCCTGAAGAAAGTAGACCTGTAACC GATgatgcctaccattggtggaagactttgatttcggttgTACCTAAGGAGGCGgttacttgggacttctttcaggaggaattccgGAAGAAGTATTTTAGCAAGAGGTTTATCAACCAAAAATGTAAGGAATTTCTTGGACTTAAACAGGGCCGCATGTCAGTTACCGAATATGAACGAGAGTTCGTTcggctcagtaagtatgcccaAGAATGCATGCCCACTGAGGCTAAGATGTGCaggaggtttgaggatggacttaatgaggatatcaGGGTGTTAGTGGGCATCCTTGAACTAAAGGAGTTTGTTGTGCTCGTTGAACGG TCTAAGAAATCTAAAGATGTGTATTCTCGTTCTTATGCATCGACAGGACACTCCCACGTAAATCGTAAGAAGCAAAGTTCGGGTTTCTGGACTCACGCTACATCTGTAGCTAGCGTAGGAGACGTTAAACCTCATCGACCCGAGTGTGAATACTGCGGAACAAGTCATCCGGGCTCATGTAAGAGGAATGATGGGACgtgttatagatgtggttctcaagaccactttattaaggattgtCCCGAGACGAACGAAAGATTTCAAAATGCAAGACAGAGTGGTCCGGCTTCAAAGGCGAGCCCCTCGAAAAATACCGGTACTGGAGCTAGTAGCAAAAATGTAACACGAGAGACGACAGTACAATCTGACGCTAGGGCTTCGgttagagcctatgccatacgaGCACGTGAAGAAGCATCATCGGCTGACGTGATCACTGgcacattttctctttatgacactgttgttattgctttgatagatccaagATCTACACATTC ATGTGATCCGGAAGAATTGCCAGGTTTACCCCCGgttagggaagttgaatttggtattgggTTAATGCCAGGGTCTGCACATATCTCTATCAATCCGTATCGGATGGCTCTGATGGAGTTAAgggaattaaagtcacagttgtaA